A genomic window from Lotus japonicus ecotype B-129 chromosome 1, LjGifu_v1.2 includes:
- the LOC130721717 gene encoding uncharacterized mitochondrial protein AtMg00810-like has translation MKNNGYNKGGIDKTLFVKNVKGKLMIAQIYVDDIVFVGMSDHMVEHFVNQMKSEFEMSTTGELNYFLGLQVKQMEDSIFISQSKYAKKLVKKFGLESATHKRTPAATHIKLTKDESGTDVDQSLYRSMIGSLLFLTASRPNITFSVGVCARYQVKV, from the coding sequence atgaaaaataaTGGGTACAACAaaggtggaattgataaaacctTATTTGTGAAGAATGTCAAGGGAAAGCTGATGATTGCTCaaatatatgttgatgacattgtgTTTGTAGGGATGTCAGACCACatggtggaacattttgtcAATCAGATGaagtctgaatttgagatgagcacGACTGGTGAACTGAACTACTTCTTAGGGTTACAAGTGAAGCAGATGGAGGACTCAATTTTTATCTCTCAGAGCAAGTATGCAAAAAAGTTAGTCAAAAAGTTTGGTCTTGAAAGTGCAAcacacaagagaactcctgcagCTACTCATATCAAACTGACTAAAGATGAAAGTGGAacagatgttgatcaaagcctATATAGAAGTATGATTGGCAGTCTGTTATTTCTCACTGCTAGTAGACCAAACATTACTTTCTCAGTTGGTGTTTGTGCTAGGTAtcaagtgaaggtatga